In Nicotiana tabacum cultivar K326 chromosome 11, ASM71507v2, whole genome shotgun sequence, a single window of DNA contains:
- the LOC107775916 gene encoding uncharacterized protein LOC107775916 gives MQLVDNRLDESYLIGVQIFLNYAFRRIGELYEIRCPCVKCCNTTLGTRETGEIHLKVYGIIQNYTFWYHHGEVLGEPQLECEVEDNNEVDDYEDKDEIHEMLRDLYPNHDGGPADVGCNDLLEEEPNVEAKKFYSLLKDFEKPLYQSSKISKLSTLIKLLHIKSMGHWSNESFTMLLKMLKDEMLPDGANLPNSYYEAKKVIRDLGLSYQKIDACINDCMLYWKEDNLLDSCKVCGASRWKIDKHSGEAKNKNGKKIASNILRYFPLKPRLQRLYMSAKTSSLMTWHHDKRVDDGTMRHPADSMA, from the coding sequence ATGCAGCTTGTTGATAACCGACTTGACGAATCCTACTTAATTGGAGTGcaaatttttttgaattatgcCTTTAGAAGAATAGGAGAATTGTATGAAATACGATGTCCGTGTGTCAAATGTTGTAACACAACATTAGGAACACGTGAGACAGGCGAGATACATTTGAAAGTATATggaataattcaaaattatactttttggtATCATCATGGAGAAGTTTTGGGTGAGCCACAGTTGGAATGCGAAGTTGAAGATAATAATGAAGTAGATGATTATGAGGATAAGGATGAAATACATGAAATGCTAAGGGATTTGTATCCTAATCATGATGGAGGCCCTGCTGATGTTGGTTGCAATGATTTACTTGAAGAAGAACCAAATGTTGAAGCCAAAAAGTTTTACAGCCTATTGAAAGATTTCGAGAAGCCACTATACCAAAGttccaaaatttcaaaacttTCCACTTTGATTAAACTGCTTCACATAAAAAGTATGGGTCATTGGAGCAACGAGTCATTTACAATGTTATTAAAAATGTTGAAGGATGAGATGTTGCCTGATGGAGCGAATTTGCCAAATTCATATTATGAGGCAAAGAAGGTGATTCGGGACCTTGGGCTTTCCTACCAAAAAATTGATGCTTGTATAAATGATTGCATGCTATATTGGAAGGAAGATAATTTACTTGATTCCTGTAAAGTCTGTGGTGCATCCAGATGGAAAATAGATAAACATAGCGGGGAAGCAAAGAATAAGAATGGTAAAAAAATAGCATCAAATATTTTACGTTATTTTCCATTGAAGCCTAGGCTTCAAAGGTTGTATATGTCTGCAAAGACATCTTctctaatgacatggcatcatGATAAAAGGGTTGATGATGGAACAATGAGGCATCCAGCTGATTCAATGGCATGA